In Sulfuracidifex metallicus DSM 6482 = JCM 9184, a single window of DNA contains:
- a CDS encoding transketolase family protein — translation MMQGSILSMRDTLGKLLVELGEKDPDIIVMTADVGDSTRASKFKERFSDRYFNVGISEQDLVNFAAGLSAVGKKPVVVNFAMFLMRAWEQIRNSIARMNLNVKLVVTHSGYSDSGDGSSHQALEDIALMRTLPNFSVVIPADSADIRRGLPKILQHSGPVYYRVGREYSPQITENMDYEFEIGKSYVLREGSDITIIGAGVLLWDAMKAAEELEKKGISAAVINISSVKPIDEQTIEYYARKTGRIVTIEEHSIYGGVGSAVAEVVVKKYPVPMRFVGATTFGRSARSQRDLIDFYKVNYESVIKESLELMK, via the coding sequence ATGATGCAAGGAAGTATCTTATCAATGCGTGATACATTAGGTAAGCTCCTTGTGGAGCTTGGAGAGAAGGATCCTGACATAATAGTAATGACAGCTGATGTTGGAGACTCAACCAGGGCCTCCAAGTTCAAAGAGAGGTTTAGCGATCGCTACTTTAACGTAGGGATATCGGAACAAGATCTGGTAAACTTCGCAGCGGGGCTTTCCGCAGTGGGAAAGAAGCCAGTAGTGGTAAACTTTGCCATGTTCCTTATGAGGGCTTGGGAACAAATAAGGAATTCTATAGCTAGAATGAACTTAAACGTAAAATTGGTAGTTACGCATTCAGGATATAGCGACAGCGGTGATGGATCCAGTCATCAAGCATTAGAAGATATAGCACTGATGAGGACGCTTCCTAACTTTTCAGTGGTTATCCCGGCGGATTCTGCAGACATCAGAAGAGGACTTCCAAAGATACTTCAGCATAGCGGTCCAGTGTACTATAGAGTAGGAAGAGAATATTCACCTCAAATCACAGAGAACATGGATTACGAATTCGAGATAGGCAAATCTTACGTCCTAAGGGAGGGATCGGATATTACTATAATAGGAGCAGGGGTACTACTATGGGATGCAATGAAAGCAGCAGAGGAGTTGGAGAAGAAAGGGATAAGTGCAGCAGTCATAAACATATCCTCGGTAAAGCCAATAGACGAACAGACAATTGAATACTATGCCAGAAAAACAGGAAGGATAGTTACAATAGAGGAACATAGCATTTACGGTGGAGTTGGCTCAGCTGTAGCTGAAGTAGTAGTAAAGAAATATCCAGTTCCAATGAGATTCGTCGGAGCTACGACCTTCGGCAGATCTGCCAGAAGCCAGAGGGACTTAATAGACTTCTACAAGGTTAACTATGAAAGCGTAATAAAGGAGTCCCTAGAATTGATGAAGTGA
- a CDS encoding lysylphosphatidylglycerol synthase domain-containing protein yields the protein MKSLKNVVYGLLPIIVIAVYSAIYKIDPLRVIQQKPFLILMFLGFYLLQNMIDAIRDKLITNLPYWTVLKARLTGNAYGLILPGWMGQELTRALSYNPKLKNLKKGLGFSIAEGFIDTVAICLLYLVFLPFYFSSIQLIFILVALGNILGWGIGISFIYHTHDRIGKIEDYIMNSLRLDSLTLNYMEFKSYIRSGIKDKFPLLLIISFASFWVQGLYFYVITHNVILSSFIMGIYMVGALIPIPSEAGVGELILSLLLSPQNVIITRISYLISNASGFLFSGDLSFKEVKNGITLISKERNGKLLD from the coding sequence ATGAAATCATTGAAGAACGTCGTCTATGGACTTCTGCCGATAATAGTGATAGCAGTATACTCAGCCATATACAAGATAGATCCCCTCCGCGTGATACAGCAAAAGCCTTTTCTTATACTCATGTTCTTAGGTTTTTATTTACTGCAGAACATGATCGACGCCATAAGGGACAAACTAATCACTAATTTACCTTATTGGACTGTCCTAAAGGCTAGGTTAACTGGAAACGCTTACGGGTTGATATTACCAGGCTGGATGGGACAGGAGTTAACTCGAGCTTTGTCTTATAACCCTAAGTTGAAGAACTTAAAGAAGGGTCTGGGCTTTTCCATAGCTGAAGGCTTCATAGATACAGTTGCAATTTGCCTTCTGTATTTAGTCTTCCTTCCGTTCTACTTCTCCTCTATTCAATTAATCTTTATTTTGGTAGCCTTGGGTAACATTTTAGGCTGGGGAATAGGCATATCTTTTATATATCATACACATGATAGAATCGGAAAAATAGAGGATTACATAATGAACTCCTTAAGGCTAGATAGCCTGACGTTAAATTACATGGAATTCAAGTCCTACATAAGAAGCGGAATAAAGGATAAATTTCCATTGCTTTTAATAATATCTTTTGCTAGCTTCTGGGTTCAAGGTTTATATTTCTATGTTATAACTCATAATGTTATTCTATCTTCCTTTATAATGGGCATATATATGGTAGGTGCATTAATACCCATCCCGTCTGAGGCTGGAGTAGGAGAACTGATTTTATCTTTACTTCTATCTCCTCAAAACGTTATTATAACCAGAATTTCCTATCTTATATCCAACGCGAGCGGATTTCTCTTTTCCGGAGATTTGAGCTTCAAGGAAGTTAAAAATGGGATCACATTAATTAGTAAAGAGAGAAATGGAAAACTTCTTGACTGA
- the aroF gene encoding 3-deoxy-7-phosphoheptulonate synthase, with product MYMFILKKGIDESTLKEKLKSSSASYKFVNIYGMEIALVWPDSEAEKIYDYAIEISTKIKRPFPLASNEWKKEPTKIRVKDVEIGGDKIVVAAGPCAVESEEQTLTVAKAVKRAGASLLRGGAYKPRTNPYSFQGLGEEGVKILMNASQETGLPVVTEIMDTRDIDVFRKYVDMVQIGARNGQNFNLLREVGKLGKPVLLKRGMANTIEEWLQASEYILSENNGNVVLCERGIRTFEKATRFTLDIGGMIAAKTMTHLPVCADPSHPAGKRELVHSLALASVAAGADMLIIEVHPHPEIALSDSEQQLTPESFEVLMNRIRGVANALGRKL from the coding sequence ATGTACATGTTTATACTTAAAAAAGGAATAGATGAGTCTACACTTAAAGAAAAATTAAAGTCAAGTTCTGCTTCGTACAAGTTCGTGAATATTTACGGAATGGAGATTGCGTTGGTGTGGCCAGACTCCGAGGCCGAGAAAATATACGATTATGCGATAGAAATTTCCACTAAGATAAAGAGACCTTTCCCGTTGGCAAGCAATGAGTGGAAGAAGGAACCCACTAAGATAAGGGTAAAGGACGTGGAAATAGGTGGTGATAAGATAGTCGTGGCTGCTGGTCCATGCGCTGTGGAAAGTGAGGAGCAAACCCTAACGGTAGCCAAGGCCGTGAAGAGGGCAGGAGCTTCACTCTTAAGGGGAGGAGCATATAAACCTAGAACTAATCCATATTCTTTCCAAGGATTAGGAGAGGAGGGAGTTAAGATACTCATGAATGCTAGCCAAGAGACTGGATTGCCAGTAGTTACAGAAATAATGGATACGAGAGACATTGATGTATTCAGGAAATACGTGGATATGGTTCAGATCGGAGCAAGGAACGGACAAAACTTCAACTTGCTAAGGGAAGTAGGGAAGTTAGGTAAACCAGTCCTTCTAAAGAGAGGTATGGCAAATACAATAGAGGAGTGGCTTCAAGCCTCAGAGTATATACTCTCGGAAAACAACGGCAATGTAGTCCTATGTGAACGCGGAATAAGGACATTTGAGAAAGCTACTAGATTCACATTGGACATAGGAGGAATGATAGCTGCAAAAACCATGACTCATCTTCCAGTTTGTGCAGATCCCAGTCATCCAGCAGGAAAGAGAGAACTAGTTCACTCGTTAGCATTAGCTTCAGTAGCTGCAGGAGCTGATATGTTGATAATCGAAGTACATCCACATCCAGAAATAGCTTTAAGTGATTCGGAACAACAGCTGACTCCTGAGTCATTCGAGGTATTAATGAACAGGATAAGGGGAGTTGCCAACGCGTTAGGTAGGAAGTTATGA
- the aroC gene encoding chorismate synthase — translation MPGSSFGRLFRITTFGESHGPAVGVIVDGVPAGLPLTKEDVEFELSFRRPGRLFVSGRREKDEPEILSGIFNGRTTGSPIAIMVRNNDIISSLYEEVKTKPRPGHADLPFIFKYGYENWDYRGGGRSSARETVGRVAAGAIAKKLIMSKGTLVAGYLKSLGPASTNATDFHSIICSKYSPVRAPDKETEEIYEKLVKEATVEGDSYGGIAEIVADNVPRGLGEPVFDKIKADLGKAIMSIPAVTGFEYGLGFRAASMKGSEANDEIVSESGEIKWKDNLSGGILGGITTGERIVIRCSFKPTSSIRKPQGTVDLRTGEKTTISVKGRHDPAVAIRGVTVAESMVALVLADHMLRSGVISLSKLEKEEAEASQRNWERYVKECVPMEGSQ, via the coding sequence ATGCCAGGAAGCTCATTTGGTAGGCTCTTCAGGATCACAACCTTTGGCGAAAGCCATGGCCCTGCAGTGGGAGTAATAGTAGACGGAGTACCTGCTGGGTTACCTTTAACAAAGGAAGACGTAGAATTTGAGCTTTCTTTTAGAAGACCTGGGAGACTTTTCGTGTCGGGTAGAAGGGAAAAGGATGAACCCGAAATACTCAGTGGCATATTTAACGGAAGAACTACTGGATCTCCCATTGCAATCATGGTTAGAAATAACGATATAATATCATCTCTGTATGAAGAAGTAAAAACTAAGCCACGTCCAGGCCACGCTGACCTTCCTTTCATATTCAAGTACGGCTATGAGAACTGGGACTACAGGGGAGGAGGTAGGTCCAGTGCTAGGGAAACTGTAGGTAGAGTTGCAGCAGGTGCAATAGCAAAGAAGTTAATCATGTCTAAGGGTACACTGGTTGCAGGTTATCTTAAGTCGTTAGGTCCTGCCAGCACTAACGCAACAGATTTTCATTCAATTATATGTTCTAAATACAGTCCAGTTAGAGCTCCAGACAAGGAAACTGAAGAAATATACGAGAAACTGGTAAAGGAAGCTACAGTTGAAGGGGATAGTTATGGAGGAATAGCGGAAATTGTTGCTGACAACGTTCCTAGAGGATTAGGAGAACCTGTTTTTGATAAAATAAAGGCGGACCTAGGTAAGGCAATAATGTCAATTCCTGCAGTTACAGGGTTTGAATATGGACTTGGATTTAGGGCAGCGTCAATGAAGGGAAGCGAAGCCAACGACGAGATCGTGTCAGAAAGCGGGGAAATAAAATGGAAGGATAACCTATCGGGAGGAATACTGGGAGGAATAACCACGGGGGAGAGGATAGTAATTAGATGCTCGTTTAAACCAACGAGTTCGATCAGAAAGCCTCAAGGGACCGTGGACTTGAGGACTGGAGAAAAAACTACAATCTCGGTTAAGGGAAGACATGATCCTGCAGTTGCAATCAGAGGAGTTACAGTTGCAGAGTCCATGGTTGCTCTAGTTCTGGCTGACCACATGCTTAGATCTGGAGTAATTAGTCTTTCTAAATTGGAAAAGGAAGAGGCTGAAGCTTCTCAAAGAAACTGGGAGAGGTATGTAAAGGAATGCGTGCCTATGGAGGGATCTCAATAG
- the aroE gene encoding shikimate dehydrogenase (AroE; catalyzes the conversion of shikimate to 3-dehydroshikimate) yields MIDQNTKLLGVVGQNISYTLSPAIHNFSFSNLEINAVYLSFDIKEDKLRRAVDGLVEVAKGLNFTIPYKEKVIELLDEVDKASEMLGAVNTTMGRKGYNTDFLAVKSLVQEKVNSLDEKVCLIYGAGGASRAAAFALAELGCSLEIINRSKERAEEVADRVRSYGYEAKVVEECREAYVTVNTTPDWEKVPCNGSKLSIEFVYKPLETTLIRASRNLGIDVINGIQILVRQAMEAEKIWFNSSLPDEKVLEYLYARKLIW; encoded by the coding sequence ATGATAGATCAAAACACTAAGCTGTTGGGAGTAGTTGGACAGAATATAAGCTATACCTTATCTCCAGCCATACATAACTTCTCTTTTTCAAATCTAGAAATAAACGCAGTATACTTATCCTTTGATATAAAGGAGGACAAGTTGAGAAGGGCTGTTGACGGTCTAGTGGAGGTCGCCAAAGGTCTTAACTTTACAATACCTTACAAGGAAAAGGTAATTGAACTTTTAGACGAAGTAGATAAGGCTTCTGAAATGTTGGGTGCGGTGAATACAACGATGGGAAGAAAAGGCTATAACACAGACTTTCTTGCCGTGAAGTCGCTTGTACAGGAGAAGGTAAACTCCTTAGATGAGAAAGTATGTTTAATATATGGAGCTGGAGGTGCGTCTAGGGCGGCAGCTTTCGCTCTAGCTGAATTGGGATGTTCGCTGGAAATAATCAATAGAAGTAAGGAAAGGGCTGAGGAGGTAGCCGATAGAGTTAGATCCTATGGCTATGAGGCGAAGGTTGTTGAAGAATGCAGGGAAGCATATGTGACTGTTAACACTACACCTGACTGGGAGAAGGTACCTTGTAATGGAAGTAAATTGTCTATCGAATTTGTATACAAACCGTTAGAGACTACCTTAATTAGGGCGTCAAGGAATCTAGGAATAGATGTGATAAACGGAATACAAATATTAGTGAGACAAGCGATGGAAGCTGAAAAGATATGGTTTAATAGTTCTCTTCCTGATGAAAAAGTGCTGGAGTATCTTTATGCCAGGAAGCTCATTTGGTAG
- a CDS encoding HesA/MoeB/ThiF family protein produces the protein MERFSRQLLVLGLGGQEKISSLKVTIVGCGALGSKLSEELARLGVGSIKLVDADVVELSNLHRVSLFDEEDVGKPKAKICAEKLRKINHEIDVSYILDVVDGKNVEDIIKGSDFVFDALDTPFYRLILNDACVKSGIPLIYGGVTSWYGSAMFVSSQGPCLSCFMAESQEDACEVTGTLGIVVSAVVSIQVGLMLKALNGNPDQSLFYIDMKDLTVKSFKIGKNPECKTCVKREFPHLNENLKPTCGLIRINSGEIQGKGFTVIRGKDVIICHENGKCFKKVKS, from the coding sequence ATGGAAAGGTTCTCTAGACAACTACTAGTATTAGGGCTTGGGGGACAAGAAAAGATATCCTCATTGAAAGTTACAATTGTAGGCTGTGGAGCACTTGGATCCAAGTTAAGCGAGGAGTTAGCACGCTTAGGAGTGGGTTCAATAAAGCTGGTTGATGCAGATGTTGTGGAGCTATCCAATTTACATAGGGTTTCCCTTTTTGATGAGGAAGATGTGGGAAAGCCAAAGGCGAAGATTTGTGCCGAGAAATTGAGAAAGATAAATCACGAAATAGACGTCTCTTACATTCTTGATGTTGTCGATGGAAAAAACGTTGAGGATATAATTAAAGGTTCAGATTTCGTTTTCGATGCTCTTGATACTCCTTTTTATAGATTGATATTAAATGACGCTTGTGTAAAGTCAGGAATACCTCTGATTTACGGAGGAGTTACCTCCTGGTACGGTTCTGCGATGTTCGTTTCCTCTCAAGGTCCTTGTCTTTCATGTTTTATGGCTGAATCCCAGGAGGATGCATGTGAAGTCACGGGAACCCTGGGAATAGTAGTTTCAGCAGTGGTTTCAATTCAAGTGGGTTTGATGTTAAAGGCGCTGAACGGAAATCCAGATCAGAGTCTATTTTACATTGATATGAAAGATCTAACCGTCAAGTCCTTCAAGATAGGCAAGAATCCAGAATGTAAAACGTGCGTGAAGAGAGAGTTTCCTCACCTTAATGAAAATCTAAAGCCCACTTGTGGACTAATAAGGATCAACTCTGGAGAAATCCAAGGGAAAGGTTTTACTGTGATTAGAGGTAAGGACGTTATTATCTGTCATGAAAATGGGAAATGTTTTAAGAAGGTAAAAAGCTAG
- a CDS encoding shikimate kinase, whose protein sequence is MRAYGGISIVNAIPCWLGSSAAVDLKIKVSIEETRERDPSESRLVKEILDFFEKRWNIPHVKVKVESDVPSRSGLKSSSAVSVALIHELYSKFSIENYLSPPKLSAILSIKAGVSYTGALDDAAASYYGGISFTDNKYLKILKMSNPPKDVVVMILPRGDRPNVDLNKLKQFSSSFAGIFELAKRSIFDAMRINGTLIAEILGYDKTPINEAIKRGAIAAGISGNGPSYFALSKEGEEGPIYDSLKKFGEPILTRFVELEGDNQTI, encoded by the coding sequence ATGCGTGCCTATGGAGGGATCTCAATAGTAAATGCAATACCTTGTTGGTTGGGGTCTTCAGCAGCAGTGGACCTGAAAATCAAAGTATCAATTGAGGAAACCCGAGAAAGAGACCCTTCTGAATCTAGACTAGTGAAAGAGATCTTAGACTTCTTCGAGAAAAGATGGAACATACCTCACGTGAAGGTCAAGGTTGAAAGCGACGTACCCTCTAGAAGCGGGCTAAAGAGTAGCAGTGCGGTCTCCGTTGCCCTCATCCATGAACTTTACAGTAAATTCTCAATAGAAAATTATTTATCTCCACCTAAACTCTCAGCAATTCTATCAATTAAGGCAGGAGTTTCATATACCGGAGCTTTGGATGATGCTGCGGCCTCCTATTACGGAGGGATATCGTTTACAGATAATAAATATCTAAAGATATTGAAAATGTCCAATCCGCCTAAGGATGTAGTAGTCATGATCCTGCCAAGAGGAGATAGACCTAATGTGGATTTAAACAAGCTCAAGCAGTTCTCTTCCTCCTTTGCTGGAATATTCGAACTAGCTAAGAGGTCAATCTTTGACGCGATGAGAATAAATGGAACTTTAATCGCCGAGATATTAGGATATGATAAGACTCCTATAAATGAAGCCATTAAAAGGGGAGCCATAGCTGCAGGCATCAGTGGTAACGGACCATCGTATTTCGCGTTGTCAAAAGAGGGGGAGGAGGGACCAATCTACGACTCACTTAAAAAATTTGGAGAGCCTATATTAACAAGGTTCGTTGAGCTTGAGGGCGATAATCAAACGATCTAA
- a CDS encoding chorismate mutase, with protein MTDISWVREEIDKVDEQILSLISLRFKLVGEVGKIKQKDGRTITDKRRENEVMEKWISRARGLGIPESFVKSILPLIFSYSKMLELNPDEKRRVVILGYGGMARSLTSLLSLVGHEVVITGRNLQRASNLASEFRTVSMNMKDALKWGEFIIVAIPPAAIVSGFLDNVLPLARGKTLMDISSSKNYVFSFLEKASVENGFRFVSTHPLFGPSLYPVGEKIAIIPSSTSTNINDVIEFWRKSGLSVIETDPDSHEKAMSIVQVLVHFYMMGLSKAIDEISSEMGVNPSDFETTNFREVSKSLQRVNYLKDVIMEIQENNPYSRQVREAGIDTLKRVNEEINLKKGKENKT; from the coding sequence ATGACTGATATTTCGTGGGTAAGAGAAGAGATAGATAAAGTAGACGAACAGATTTTATCTTTAATTTCTTTAAGATTTAAATTAGTAGGTGAAGTAGGTAAAATTAAGCAGAAAGATGGTAGAACGATAACTGATAAGAGAAGAGAAAATGAAGTGATGGAAAAATGGATATCCAGAGCCAGAGGTTTAGGCATACCAGAGTCGTTTGTAAAGTCAATTTTACCTTTAATTTTCTCTTATTCTAAAATGCTTGAGTTAAATCCAGATGAGAAGAGAAGAGTTGTGATATTAGGATATGGAGGTATGGCTAGAAGCCTCACCTCCCTTTTATCGTTAGTTGGTCATGAAGTAGTAATAACTGGAAGAAACCTTCAGAGAGCCTCAAACTTGGCGTCTGAATTCAGAACAGTAAGCATGAACATGAAGGATGCCTTGAAATGGGGCGAGTTTATAATCGTTGCTATACCCCCTGCTGCAATAGTTTCTGGATTCTTAGACAATGTTCTTCCCTTAGCTAGGGGAAAGACATTAATGGACATTAGCTCGTCGAAAAACTACGTTTTCTCATTTCTGGAAAAAGCCTCCGTGGAGAACGGATTTCGGTTCGTGTCAACGCATCCGCTCTTCGGTCCGTCGCTTTATCCTGTTGGAGAAAAAATAGCAATCATTCCGTCGTCTACGTCCACTAACATAAACGACGTTATAGAATTCTGGAGGAAGTCCGGTTTATCAGTAATCGAGACTGACCCAGATTCTCATGAAAAGGCTATGTCTATTGTTCAAGTTCTGGTACATTTTTACATGATGGGACTTAGCAAGGCCATAGACGAGATCTCTTCTGAAATGGGAGTTAACCCTTCAGATTTCGAAACAACAAACTTCAGAGAAGTCTCCAAATCGCTGCAAAGAGTGAATTACCTTAAGGACGTGATCATGGAAATTCAGGAAAATAATCCGTACTCAAGGCAAGTGAGAGAAGCTGGGATTGATACTCTTAAGAGAGTGAATGAAGAGATAAACCTGAAAAAAGGTAAAGAAAACAAGACTTGA
- a CDS encoding single-stranded DNA exonuclease has protein sequence MENFLTDPNYEVIRRNVIGLTQNENLKICLPFDLDSIIFSGLLMKYSSGNAYLSFSSTEGCDLLLRNEASGRWIEFPNIGKYFLGKTSFSSLFSLSVNDILPILTGMMTSAIQERRQLTETEKKMVESSQSLGVSVENSFKIPNYKQLPLFVSIMLSIDPYLPELTGNRENSIKLVKELGENETSKLEELNETQRNTLAFRMLASMSKYRQATSEDIIVSRIFLMEYDILEMAFASLLSLDFHGPNRILEMVFNPSFAETMIDEFRSHAMKGFFFDIRDEKNVYKVETNLKSPQLAHLIALQQKGKSKPVVIVDGGKMFSTKFFFPQLKSNGLMRIDNVN, from the coding sequence ATGGAAAACTTCTTGACTGATCCAAATTACGAAGTGATAAGACGTAACGTTATAGGATTAACTCAAAACGAAAATTTAAAAATATGTTTGCCATTTGATCTTGACTCTATCATTTTTTCCGGGCTATTGATGAAGTACTCCTCAGGAAACGCTTATTTGTCATTTTCCTCTACGGAAGGCTGTGATTTGCTATTAAGAAATGAGGCCTCAGGTAGATGGATTGAGTTTCCTAACATAGGTAAATATTTCCTGGGAAAGACCTCCTTTTCCTCTCTTTTTTCCTTGTCTGTGAACGATATTCTTCCTATTTTAACTGGGATGATGACCTCAGCCATACAGGAAAGAAGACAATTGACTGAGACTGAGAAAAAAATGGTTGAAAGTTCCCAATCTCTAGGCGTCAGCGTTGAAAACAGCTTCAAAATACCCAATTATAAACAACTTCCTTTATTCGTCTCCATAATGCTTTCTATAGATCCTTATTTGCCTGAACTCACAGGAAATAGAGAAAACTCCATAAAACTTGTCAAGGAACTTGGAGAGAACGAAACGTCTAAATTGGAGGAACTTAACGAGACACAACGCAATACCTTGGCATTCAGGATGTTGGCTTCAATGTCTAAATACAGACAAGCTACAAGCGAAGACATAATTGTAAGTAGAATATTTCTTATGGAATATGACATTTTGGAAATGGCTTTTGCTTCCTTGTTAAGTTTAGACTTTCACGGTCCTAATAGAATACTTGAAATGGTTTTCAATCCTTCCTTCGCTGAGACTATGATAGACGAATTCCGATCCCATGCTATGAAGGGTTTCTTCTTCGACATAAGGGATGAAAAGAACGTGTATAAAGTAGAAACTAACTTGAAATCCCCTCAGTTGGCTCACTTAATAGCGTTACAGCAGAAAGGCAAAAGCAAGCCAGTTGTAATAGTAGATGGAGGCAAAATGTTTTCCACTAAGTTCTTTTTCCCTCAGTTAAAGAGCAATGGGTTGATGAGAATTGATAATGTCAATTGA
- the aroB gene encoding 3-dehydroquinate synthase, which translates to MIEFYTGIGDKEVRTIVGKGVLEDVILSAKEKKLLVYPTSLKEYVNKLKSDAIKYEVQDGEGVKDLNRAMEIVEFMFSKGFDRGDTVIAMGGGTISDVVGFVASVYMRGLNLIIAPTTLLGMVDAAIGGKNGVNFKNVKNVIGTFYQPSTIVADIDFLSTLPRQELTRGMAEVIKYSIVLDKDFYDFLAMNQEKIMEGDQSAMEEVITRSIRNKLNIVSQDERETKGIRIVLNFGHTIGHAIEAGSSFSVHHGLAISVGMTCEAKISEEIGYSEEGIVEDVTWMLSSYGLPITIDELEGKIDVNLALSSISKDKKVRSGYLMMPLPTRLGQWRRVDIPLETLNGFAKQCLS; encoded by the coding sequence ATGATTGAGTTCTATACAGGGATAGGCGACAAGGAAGTTAGAACGATTGTTGGAAAGGGAGTACTGGAAGACGTAATCCTTTCTGCGAAGGAAAAGAAACTATTGGTTTATCCAACTTCACTTAAGGAATACGTTAACAAGTTGAAATCTGATGCAATAAAGTACGAGGTTCAGGACGGAGAAGGAGTTAAGGACTTAAACAGAGCAATGGAAATCGTTGAGTTTATGTTCTCTAAAGGCTTCGACAGAGGAGACACCGTAATAGCTATGGGAGGAGGAACTATATCTGACGTAGTGGGATTTGTAGCCTCGGTATATATGCGCGGACTGAACCTAATTATTGCACCTACTACACTCCTAGGTATGGTGGACGCTGCCATAGGCGGAAAGAACGGAGTTAACTTCAAGAACGTTAAGAACGTAATAGGTACTTTCTATCAGCCGTCAACTATAGTAGCAGATATAGATTTCCTTTCTACTTTGCCTAGACAGGAATTAACCAGAGGCATGGCTGAAGTGATAAAGTATTCCATAGTTCTGGACAAGGATTTCTATGATTTCCTTGCGATGAACCAAGAGAAAATAATGGAAGGTGATCAATCTGCAATGGAGGAGGTAATAACTAGGTCCATACGTAACAAGTTAAACATAGTGTCTCAAGATGAGAGGGAGACTAAAGGTATTAGAATAGTCCTCAATTTCGGTCACACAATAGGTCACGCTATTGAGGCTGGCTCTTCCTTCTCTGTGCACCATGGGCTTGCAATTTCTGTTGGTATGACTTGTGAGGCAAAGATATCAGAAGAAATAGGTTACTCCGAGGAAGGTATTGTGGAGGACGTAACATGGATGCTATCTTCGTATGGATTACCTATCACTATTGATGAATTAGAAGGCAAAATAGACGTTAACTTAGCTCTATCCTCAATTTCAAAGGACAAGAAAGTGAGATCGGGTTATCTAATGATGCCGCTTCCCACAAGGTTGGGGCAGTGGAGAAGAGTAGATATACCATTGGAAACTCTTAATGGCTTCGCCAAACAATGTCTCTCTTGA
- a CDS encoding transketolase, with product MGIKGERDGIPISIDEINKLRIVASKARNNVIKMQFYDHSIHVGSSLSSIEILTTLIFKYIRDSQSKYDRDWLILSKGHAAPGLYAVLAEKGLIPEEELWKIQDISGLLQGHPEVFIPGIDMSTGSLGQGLSFGIGVATGIRMQGGKGRVYVIMGDGEQDEGEIWEAMTHAVTRKLDNLISFIEVNNYQLDDSTDAVKPKHFLPDVWKAVGWRTLFCDGHDFASIVDAIEEAHKIRAPVVIFAKTLRGKGFPVIENTKVQRASPDDARKYLINA from the coding sequence ATGGGAATAAAAGGTGAGCGTGATGGAATTCCAATATCAATAGATGAAATAAATAAGCTACGTATAGTAGCTTCTAAGGCAAGGAATAACGTAATAAAAATGCAGTTCTACGATCATTCTATACACGTAGGTTCTTCGCTAAGTAGTATAGAAATCTTAACGACGCTAATTTTCAAGTATATCAGAGATTCTCAATCCAAATATGATAGGGATTGGTTAATATTAAGTAAGGGTCATGCAGCTCCTGGCTTATATGCTGTGCTAGCAGAAAAGGGACTAATACCGGAAGAGGAACTATGGAAAATTCAAGACATAAGCGGTCTACTTCAAGGACATCCAGAAGTCTTTATCCCCGGTATTGACATGTCAACTGGAAGTCTTGGACAAGGATTAAGTTTCGGAATAGGAGTAGCAACAGGAATAAGAATGCAGGGAGGAAAAGGAAGAGTTTACGTAATAATGGGAGACGGAGAACAAGATGAGGGAGAAATATGGGAAGCTATGACACACGCTGTTACCAGGAAGTTGGATAACTTGATCTCTTTCATAGAAGTTAACAATTACCAACTCGACGATTCCACCGATGCGGTAAAACCCAAACACTTCCTTCCAGACGTATGGAAGGCGGTGGGTTGGAGAACTTTGTTCTGCGATGGGCACGACTTCGCAAGCATAGTAGACGCGATAGAAGAAGCTCATAAGATAAGGGCACCTGTTGTAATATTTGCTAAGACTCTAAGAGGTAAAGGTTTCCCCGTAATAGAAAACACGAAAGTACAGAGGGCGAGTCCAGATGATGCAAGGAAGTATCTTATCAATGCGTGA